The Candidatus Eremiobacterota bacterium genome has a segment encoding these proteins:
- a CDS encoding HNH endonuclease, translated as MNRSAGAHHGEVTHREAETATQDAQAVRTVQAGQSVLADQVALAGQASEGLRAGAASPEVIREYPGYEAVMAGEQVFQIAPGLPLVTYGADEVLSRDDGRNIFRDLACEVLDWNLWCLSSAGVKLDLLIGEMLLSLNGKLEKLGYVRVSDFAREVLGISSRSAYELMKNAQELQKFPLMRDALEKGLLRKSALRYLFQVVKPETEEEWLSKVISLSVRGLEEEVRRFKIQGSEGKEDIVSFASGEDDEEDKAIPVSARVPLAVAAKWDRALEVFRRMEESNLLLGAFVEALLAEYSASAVSEAVRKVCGTAGEACEKGFGSCSQECGSGGKEHNVCCTQEHGLSCEAVLEGNALLNGDSHSLGTQPSAAEAPLFLHGSSPRVPHGAGLLLNPGALERDRELARQVHKDLEEVSHFWDYLPWKPVKVELPSKHQAQSDTAVEVPSDPFEAVSRLRKIVSLRHSISFYQGRLLRTLNNFGLYKDMLFLSLGHYTRERLGMSRSTAYSLISLERSYLEYPDMLDLVKEGRLTPEQARLLSRVFREGTRAKGAWLSYAQEVPVATLREVVDAFLRFAQRAANKKWDIEPGALEVAVTGRSVKRVSPAGSNATEPSGDVGSDAPVRSCAQALSREGATLPRGALIWEVTRGGEHPEIPEILSTLSGETSKKGAFGSNPESRGALIRFFLAPDLVPLWNHAVKLWQAERAQKAAEASSDKAKGAQGSQAVEELPLFIEALLDSFLATWETPEKRDLHSRILRRDNYQCQVPGCTCRRGLHVHHIVYRSHGGSDIEANLITICMAHHLRCVHEGFLIIKGKAPHALTFILRAS; from the coding sequence GTGAATAGGTCGGCAGGAGCGCACCACGGGGAGGTCACGCACCGGGAGGCAGAAACAGCCACCCAGGATGCTCAGGCTGTCCGGACGGTTCAGGCCGGTCAGAGTGTTCTTGCCGATCAGGTAGCGCTAGCCGGTCAGGCTTCGGAGGGTCTTCGGGCCGGGGCTGCTTCTCCCGAGGTGATCCGCGAGTATCCCGGTTACGAGGCTGTGATGGCCGGCGAGCAGGTCTTCCAGATAGCCCCTGGCCTTCCGCTGGTGACTTACGGAGCCGACGAGGTGCTCTCACGGGACGACGGGCGGAATATCTTCCGCGACCTCGCCTGCGAGGTTCTTGACTGGAACCTCTGGTGCCTCTCTTCTGCTGGAGTAAAGCTCGATCTCCTCATCGGGGAGATGCTTCTATCCCTCAATGGGAAGCTCGAGAAGCTCGGCTACGTGCGGGTTTCCGACTTCGCACGCGAGGTGCTGGGGATCTCTTCTCGGAGCGCCTATGAGCTGATGAAGAATGCCCAGGAGCTTCAGAAGTTTCCACTTATGCGGGATGCCCTCGAGAAGGGGCTTCTTCGCAAGAGCGCCTTGCGCTATCTATTCCAGGTAGTGAAGCCTGAAACCGAGGAGGAGTGGCTTTCCAAGGTAATTAGCCTCAGCGTGCGTGGCCTCGAAGAAGAAGTGCGCCGTTTCAAGATTCAGGGATCAGAAGGAAAGGAGGACATTGTTTCTTTTGCCTCTGGAGAGGATGACGAGGAGGATAAAGCCATTCCCGTGAGCGCGAGGGTTCCCCTCGCCGTGGCGGCAAAGTGGGATAGGGCATTGGAGGTGTTCCGGAGGATGGAGGAGTCGAATCTCCTCCTGGGCGCCTTCGTTGAGGCCCTTCTTGCTGAATATTCCGCATCGGCTGTTTCCGAGGCCGTGAGGAAAGTCTGCGGAACAGCAGGTGAAGCCTGTGAAAAAGGCTTCGGGTCCTGCTCGCAGGAGTGCGGCTCAGGTGGCAAGGAGCACAATGTATGCTGTACGCAGGAGCATGGACTATCCTGCGAGGCAGTTCTGGAGGGAAACGCGCTGTTGAATGGGGATTCCCATTCCCTGGGGACTCAGCCTTCGGCAGCGGAAGCGCCCCTTTTTCTCCACGGCAGCTCCCCTCGGGTTCCCCATGGGGCAGGGCTTCTCCTTAATCCGGGAGCTTTAGAGAGGGACAGGGAGCTTGCCCGCCAGGTCCATAAGGACCTTGAGGAAGTATCCCATTTCTGGGATTACCTCCCCTGGAAGCCTGTCAAGGTGGAGCTTCCTTCAAAGCACCAGGCTCAGAGCGATACCGCGGTTGAGGTCCCTTCCGATCCCTTCGAGGCAGTTTCCCGGCTCAGGAAGATCGTATCCCTCAGGCATTCGATCTCCTTCTACCAGGGACGCCTCCTTCGCACTCTCAACAATTTCGGACTCTATAAAGACATGCTCTTCCTGAGCCTCGGCCACTATACCAGGGAGCGCCTGGGAATGTCCAGAAGTACCGCATATTCACTTATTTCTTTAGAAAGGAGTTATTTGGAGTATCCCGATATGCTTGACCTTGTCAAGGAGGGGAGGCTCACACCGGAGCAGGCGCGCCTGCTCTCCAGGGTCTTCAGGGAGGGGACCAGAGCAAAAGGAGCATGGCTCTCTTATGCGCAGGAAGTCCCTGTTGCCACTCTCAGGGAGGTAGTCGATGCATTCCTTCGCTTTGCCCAGAGAGCAGCCAACAAGAAGTGGGACATTGAGCCTGGTGCCTTAGAGGTGGCTGTCACGGGGAGGTCTGTCAAGAGGGTTTCCCCTGCAGGCTCGAATGCCACGGAACCCAGTGGGGATGTGGGTTCGGACGCACCAGTCCGAAGTTGTGCACAGGCACTTTCCCGGGAAGGAGCAACACTTCCCCGGGGAGCCCTCATCTGGGAGGTCACCAGGGGCGGAGAGCATCCCGAAATTCCCGAGATCCTCTCAACACTCTCCGGGGAAACCTCAAAAAAGGGAGCCTTCGGATCGAATCCTGAAAGCCGGGGTGCCCTGATCCGCTTCTTTCTTGCCCCCGACCTGGTCCCTCTCTGGAATCACGCCGTGAAGCTCTGGCAGGCCGAAAGGGCTCAAAAAGCCGCCGAGGCCTCATCGGATAAGGCAAAAGGGGCTCAGGGAAGCCAGGCTGTAGAGGAGCTTCCCCTTTTCATTGAAGCCCTTCTCGATTCATTCCTCGCCACATGGGAAACTCCTGAGAAAAGGGACCTCCACTCCAGAATCCTCAGGCGCGATAATTACCAGTGCCAAGTGCCGGGATGCACCTGCCGCCGGGGCCTTCATGTTCATCATATCGTCTACCGCTCTCACGGAGGCTCCGATATCGAGGCCAATCTCATCACTATCTGCATGGCTCACCACCTCAGGTGCGTTCACGAGGGCTTTCTTATCATCAAGGGCAAGGCGCCGCATGCCCTTACTTTCATCTTGAGGGCTTCATAA
- a CDS encoding type II toxin-antitoxin system MqsA family antitoxin, translating into MMKKCYFCKGRLEEKRIEFDGRWGQKRVILKDVPAEVCMQCGEQYFSPEVSRTMEELAKMESVPDEVIIEVPVRQYKVA; encoded by the coding sequence ATGATGAAGAAGTGCTATTTTTGCAAAGGGCGCCTTGAGGAGAAGCGGATCGAGTTTGATGGAAGATGGGGGCAAAAGAGAGTGATTCTTAAAGATGTGCCGGCTGAGGTTTGTATGCAATGCGGGGAGCAGTATTTTTCGCCGGAAGTATCCAGGACGATGGAGGAACTGGCAAAAATGGAAAGTGTTCCCGACGAGGTGATTATAGAGGTGCCGGTAAGGCAGTATAAAGTTGCATAG